In a genomic window of Candidatus Chazhemtobacterium aquaticus:
- a CDS encoding type IV toxin-antitoxin system AbiEi family antitoxin domain-containing protein, which produces MNKGEYLDSILRSEKTVFTLKDVALLWQEGDDDSIRARLNYYVRSGSLHRVRRGVYVKDKNYDKLELAVRVFTPAYVSFETVLAREGLIFQYQDSITVASYLTREIVMDGQKYEYRKIKDSVLTNTDGVMQQENLWIASRERAFLDVLYSKTDYHFDNLRSVNWDTVESLLPIYDNKRLTKKVRQIRKETKDQGVQ; this is translated from the coding sequence ATGAATAAAGGTGAGTATCTGGATAGTATCTTAAGATCTGAAAAAACAGTGTTCACACTTAAGGACGTGGCGCTTTTGTGGCAAGAGGGTGATGACGATTCGATCAGGGCGAGGTTAAACTATTACGTAAGGAGTGGTAGTCTGCATAGGGTTCGCAGAGGGGTGTATGTCAAAGATAAAAACTATGACAAGTTGGAGCTGGCGGTGAGAGTGTTTACACCTGCGTATGTAAGCTTTGAAACGGTATTGGCTAGGGAGGGCTTGATTTTTCAGTATCAGGACTCAATTACAGTAGCGTCATACCTAACTAGGGAGATTGTGATGGACGGCCAGAAATATGAATATCGAAAGATAAAGGATTCGGTCTTGACTAATACAGATGGGGTTATGCAACAAGAAAATCTGTGGATAGCCAGCCGAGAACGAGCTTTTTTAGACGTGTTGTATAGCAAGACAGATTATCACTTTGATAACTTAAGGTCGGTTAACTGGGATACAGTCGAGTCTTTACTGCCAATCTATGACAATAAAAGATTGACTAAGAAGGTAAGGCAAATACGCAAGGAGACTAAAGATCAAGGTGTACAATGA
- a CDS encoding glycosyltransferase family 39 protein, whose product MIYFILLLGFIFRLILINQSFWLDEGASLVISNRPFTDIFSYLSTDFHPPLHYLITHLTLELGFRSEALLRLPNVIFGVLTIYFLYLLLELLNHKATLKIFSRKIPHSLIAALFLSLNPLHIYYSQELRMYSLSALLVVLSWYLLALFIKTKRHLHLGVFTLVSTLSIYTFYGGFFNLFAQLVFIFISHRRLLVRFLSSLLVTLLLFLPWLPTLLLQFQGSAFLKSLPGWVEISGQLDLKSLLMIPAKFSFGRINFSASNSFLLSGAIVTLYYVSLVILSLKRPVSRLFLLWLVLPIVTAAVLSLFSPMLGYWRFIYLVPAFTTLMALGLLALPPRLAIFNLFVIISTSLLANLIFYITPSFHREDWRSASQFALDQQQTQGAQPIFVFADAFAPVLWYAPDLVYTAPLKDLNNDPILLDQRLSDGTAGNSDILYFHYLAQMTDPGRNIPTWLDNAGYHLLTTYDFSGVGFVDYYTAK is encoded by the coding sequence ATGATCTACTTTATCCTCCTCCTTGGTTTTATCTTCCGCCTTATCTTAATCAATCAAAGCTTCTGGCTTGATGAGGGTGCTTCACTAGTTATCAGCAACCGTCCCTTCACTGACATCTTTTCCTATCTCTCCACCGATTTCCATCCCCCTCTCCATTATCTAATCACCCACCTTACTTTAGAGCTAGGTTTCCGCTCCGAAGCTTTACTACGTCTCCCCAATGTCATCTTTGGCGTCTTGACCATCTATTTCCTCTATCTTCTCCTCGAGCTTCTTAATCACAAAGCCACTCTAAAAATCTTCTCTCGCAAGATTCCTCACTCACTCATAGCTGCCCTATTCTTAAGCCTTAATCCGCTTCACATCTACTACTCTCAGGAACTACGCATGTACTCCCTCTCTGCCTTACTCGTTGTCCTCTCCTGGTACCTACTTGCACTCTTTATCAAAACCAAACGCCATCTTCATTTAGGTGTGTTCACCCTTGTTTCTACCTTAAGCATCTACACCTTCTATGGAGGCTTTTTTAACCTCTTTGCTCAGCTTGTCTTTATCTTCATCTCCCATCGCCGTCTCTTGGTTCGCTTCTTGAGTTCTCTTCTGGTCACCCTCCTTCTCTTCCTTCCCTGGTTACCCACTCTCTTACTTCAGTTTCAGGGTAGTGCCTTCTTAAAGAGTCTGCCTGGTTGGGTAGAGATCTCAGGTCAGTTAGATCTTAAGTCTCTGCTGATGATTCCCGCCAAGTTTTCTTTTGGTCGCATCAACTTCTCCGCCTCCAACAGCTTCCTTCTCTCGGGAGCCATCGTCACTCTCTACTATGTTTCCCTGGTTATCTTAAGTCTCAAGCGTCCAGTTAGTCGCCTCTTTCTTCTCTGGCTGGTTCTACCCATTGTTACAGCCGCCGTTCTTTCTCTCTTCTCTCCCATGCTTGGTTACTGGCGCTTCATCTATCTGGTTCCCGCCTTTACCACCCTCATGGCCTTAGGTTTACTGGCTCTTCCTCCCCGGCTAGCCATTTTTAATCTCTTTGTCATTATTTCCACTTCTCTACTGGCCAACCTCATCTTCTATATCACTCCCTCATTCCACAGAGAAGACTGGCGCTCCGCTTCCCAGTTTGCTTTGGATCAACAACAAACCCAAGGCGCCCAGCCCATCTTTGTTTTTGCCGACGCCTTTGCTCCGGTTCTCTGGTACGCTCCTGATCTTGTCTACACTGCTCCCCTAAAAGATCTAAACAATGACCCTATTCTACTAGACCAGCGTCTTTCTGATGGTACTGCTGGCAACTCAGATATTCTTTACTTTCATTACCTAGCCCAGATGACTGATCCCGGTCGCAACATCCCGACCTGGCTTGATAACGCCGGCTATCACTTACTCACCACCTACGACTTTTCAGGAGTCGGTTTTGTTGATTATTACACCGCTAAGTAA
- a CDS encoding glycosyltransferase family 2 protein: MKLTVVIPALNEQQDLPRTLDSLKFADEVLVIDSGSTDQTVSLAKKAGARVLHHSFKNFADTRNFADSQAKNDFILSIEADVVVPKQLAQEIASLPDTPAAYRIGRVNIIFGKPILHTDWGPKDDNHIRLYHRSLGSWGGQVHELFATNSRPHHLRHHLLHYNYNHVSEFIDKINTYSDLEVKKRLARHQSFSYLNLFLEPTKDFIKRYFYKLGFLDGLHGFFLSLLQAIYYLTVNIKLKSAST, translated from the coding sequence ATGAAACTAACCGTTGTTATTCCCGCTCTTAATGAGCAGCAGGACTTACCCCGCACCCTTGACTCGCTAAAGTTTGCCGATGAAGTCTTGGTCATCGACTCAGGTTCCACCGACCAGACTGTTAGTCTTGCTAAAAAAGCCGGAGCCAGAGTTCTCCATCATTCATTTAAGAACTTCGCCGACACCAGAAACTTTGCCGACAGCCAAGCCAAAAACGACTTCATCCTTTCCATCGAGGCTGACGTGGTCGTTCCCAAACAGTTAGCCCAGGAAATTGCTTCTCTACCTGATACCCCAGCTGCCTATCGTATTGGCCGGGTCAACATTATCTTTGGTAAGCCCATTCTTCACACCGACTGGGGACCTAAAGACGACAACCATATCCGTCTATACCATCGCTCCCTTGGCTCCTGGGGTGGCCAGGTTCATGAGCTATTTGCGACTAACTCTCGCCCCCATCATCTCCGTCATCATCTGCTTCACTACAACTACAACCATGTCTCCGAGTTTATCGACAAGATCAACACCTACTCTGATCTGGAAGTTAAAAAAAGACTCGCTCGTCACCAGTCCTTTTCCTACCTCAATTTATTTCTAGAGCCCACCAAAGACTTCATCAAGCGCTACTTCTACAAACTAGGTTTCCTGGATGGCCTCCACGGCTTCTTTTTAAGCCTGCTTCAAGCCATCTACTATCTTACTGTCAACATCAAGCTCAAGTCAGCCTCGACTTGA
- a CDS encoding glycosyltransferase family 4 protein → MKIAFLSFYSGHLNRGVETYLDQLATRLSPHHQVTVYQSGPKVNSRAFTTHVIPVKISSSSNDLPATHLTKRLFIDHSKRQEFIFFLKVLPYLLKNNYDIIYPLNSGWPIPILRLLTIITQDKLVLAGHSGPGWDDRWNLLFRPDLFICFTSAQLAWAKKASPWPNQRLVYLPHAVDTRIFSPWGPIRNLKLQRPIIINVAASTKEKRVEQGIRAVARLKRGSFIHLGQGPLDERINNLGYKLLGKSRFLHTLVPHQQIPDYYRSADLFTFCPYDREAFGLVYLEALASNLPVVATNDPIRKEIIGKAGLYVTNPQDVDEYASVLKQALAKKWGSQPRRQAQKFSWDKITDQYLKLFNQLVSS, encoded by the coding sequence ATGAAAATCGCTTTCTTAAGTTTCTACTCTGGCCATCTTAACCGCGGTGTCGAAACCTATCTTGATCAACTTGCCACTCGATTGAGTCCTCATCACCAGGTCACCGTCTATCAATCAGGACCAAAGGTAAATAGCAGAGCATTCACCACCCATGTCATCCCCGTTAAGATATCTAGCTCATCTAATGATCTACCAGCTACTCACCTCACCAAGCGTTTATTTATCGACCACTCCAAAAGACAAGAGTTTATTTTCTTTTTAAAAGTCTTACCCTATCTGCTTAAGAACAACTACGATATTATCTATCCCCTAAACTCCGGTTGGCCCATTCCCATTCTTCGCCTTCTCACCATAATTACCCAAGACAAACTGGTTCTTGCTGGACACTCTGGTCCGGGTTGGGACGACCGTTGGAATCTTCTCTTCCGTCCCGACCTCTTTATTTGCTTCACCTCTGCCCAACTAGCCTGGGCAAAAAAAGCCTCACCCTGGCCCAATCAGCGCTTAGTTTATCTTCCTCACGCTGTCGATACCCGCATTTTCTCGCCCTGGGGACCAATCCGAAACCTTAAATTACAAAGACCTATAATAATAAATGTTGCTGCCTCCACCAAGGAGAAAAGGGTAGAGCAGGGGATACGTGCCGTCGCCAGGCTAAAACGAGGCTCTTTTATCCATCTAGGCCAGGGACCCTTAGACGAAAGAATCAATAATTTAGGCTATAAGCTGCTTGGTAAATCCCGCTTTTTACACACCCTAGTTCCTCATCAACAGATACCTGATTACTACCGCTCCGCCGATCTATTTACCTTCTGTCCTTATGATCGGGAAGCCTTTGGTTTGGTATATCTTGAAGCCCTTGCTTCCAATCTGCCTGTGGTTGCCACCAACGACCCTATTAGAAAAGAAATCATTGGCAAAGCCGGCCTCTATGTCACCAATCCGCAAGATGTTGATGAGTACGCTTCAGTTTTAAAACAAGCTCTTGCTAAAAAATGGGGCAGTCAACCCAGAAGGCAAGCCCAAAAATTCTCCTGGGACAAAATAACCGACCAGTACCTTAAGCTCTTTAATCAACTTGTGTCCTCATAA
- a CDS encoding glycosyltransferase: MNKPKALPKSKIIVHCLVKNEERFIWYALQSTLPYVDHIMVCDTGSTDKTLDIIRSIKSSKISLKTFKSVSATTHTKLRQQMLQATPKGKYDWLMILDGDEVWPEKSIKKVLKYLSSHQDVGALVVKTTNVVGDIYHALPESAGQYVIAGRKGNFNIRFINLKLPGLTINHPHGRQTYTTKGIPLQQLSPSQLHFLDVAYIHTTHLVRSSLDQKTLKRSFKFKYELGNQLDPKDLPQVFFQDHPSLVPDVTTPMTYTFFLKALILTPIKRLRRALITPPSGY; the protein is encoded by the coding sequence TTGAACAAACCCAAAGCCTTGCCTAAGAGCAAAATCATCGTCCACTGTTTAGTCAAAAACGAAGAGCGTTTCATCTGGTATGCCCTTCAGTCGACCCTTCCTTATGTTGACCACATCATGGTTTGTGACACTGGCTCAACCGACAAGACCCTTGATATTATCCGTTCCATTAAGTCTTCCAAGATCTCACTTAAGACCTTTAAATCTGTCTCAGCTACTACTCATACCAAACTTCGCCAACAGATGCTGCAAGCTACACCAAAAGGTAAGTATGACTGGCTTATGATCTTAGATGGTGATGAGGTCTGGCCTGAAAAATCAATTAAAAAAGTTCTTAAATACCTATCATCCCATCAAGATGTTGGCGCTCTTGTTGTTAAAACCACCAATGTAGTAGGGGACATCTACCACGCTTTACCAGAATCCGCCGGCCAGTATGTCATAGCTGGTCGCAAAGGTAACTTTAATATCAGATTCATCAATCTAAAACTTCCAGGGCTTACTATTAATCATCCTCATGGTCGTCAGACCTACACCACCAAGGGCATCCCTCTTCAGCAACTTTCCCCCTCACAACTCCACTTCCTTGACGTTGCATATATCCACACCACCCATCTCGTCAGATCAAGCCTTGATCAAAAAACCCTCAAAAGATCATTTAAGTTTAAATACGAGTTGGGCAACCAACTTGATCCAAAAGACTTACCTCAAGTCTTCTTCCAGGATCATCCTTCTTTAGTTCCTGATGTCACCACCCCAATGACATATACCTTTTTCCTAAAAGCCCTCATTCTCACTCCCATCAAAAGGCTTCGCCGCGCCCTAATTACCCCACCATCTGGTTACTAG
- a CDS encoding nucleotidyl transferase AbiEii/AbiGii toxin family protein, with protein MTLDKTLHKTILFQILKDIYSDTNVSPYLGFKGGTAAMMYHGLDRFSVDLDFDLLDDSNEKEVFEKVVEIVQRHGKLKDSHMKRHNLFCLLSYEDRAHNIKIEINKIQFGSRYEVKTYLGVSMLVMVPEDMFAHKLMAMYERIGKTSRDIYDVWFFLENRFPINQDIVEQRAGMPFDKVIDECVNKLEKLSARKILDGVGELLSEGRKDWARAKLREETISLLLLRKTGRKGN; from the coding sequence ATGACATTAGATAAGACCTTACACAAGACGATATTGTTTCAAATCTTGAAAGATATCTATTCGGATACTAATGTCTCCCCTTACTTGGGTTTTAAAGGAGGAACGGCGGCAATGATGTACCACGGGTTGGACCGTTTTTCGGTTGATTTGGATTTTGATCTACTTGATGACAGTAACGAGAAAGAGGTTTTTGAAAAAGTGGTGGAAATAGTACAGAGACACGGCAAGTTGAAGGATTCGCATATGAAGCGGCATAATCTTTTTTGCCTACTCTCCTACGAAGACAGGGCACATAATATTAAGATTGAGATTAACAAGATACAGTTTGGGTCGAGATATGAGGTAAAAACGTACTTGGGAGTGTCGATGTTGGTAATGGTTCCTGAGGACATGTTTGCCCATAAACTGATGGCGATGTATGAAAGGATCGGCAAAACAAGTAGAGATATTTATGATGTTTGGTTTTTCCTTGAGAACAGGTTTCCGATTAATCAAGATATCGTCGAACAAAGAGCGGGGATGCCCTTTGATAAAGTGATAGACGAGTGTGTTAACAAGTTGGAAAAGCTGAGTGCACGGAAGATTTTGGACGGGGTGGGAGAGTTATTAAGCGAAGGAAGAAAAGATTGGGCAAGAGCGAAATTGCGAGAAGAAACCATTTCACTGTTACTTTTAAGAAAAACGGGGCGTAAGGGTAACTAG
- a CDS encoding GDP-mannose 4,6-dehydratase — translation MPQKKKIAFITGVTGQDGSYLAEFLLNKNYHVYGLLRRKSKPDLGNAAHLLHHIDLAYGDLSDQSCLNMYISKIKPDEIYNLGAQSHVHESWHQPLATADQTGMGALRIFEAVRNLHPKAKVYQASTSELYGETTITPQDENTSIHPANPYAAAKALAHFDAQIYRRSFGLFISTGILFNHESPRRSPDFVTRKVTLAAATIKLGLKKNIPLGQGGDPIINKDGKLELGSLDAKRDWGFAGDYVKAMWMMLQHDTPDDFVVATGKVHTVKDLARTAFKQVGLNWKDHVVINPKWVRPTETGPLVGDASKIKKTLGWQAETSFEQLISMMVKHDLELLKQQK, via the coding sequence ATGCCCCAAAAAAAGAAAATAGCATTCATTACCGGTGTCACCGGACAAGACGGCTCATATCTCGCCGAGTTTCTCTTGAACAAAAATTATCATGTCTACGGTCTGCTTCGTCGTAAAAGCAAACCCGACCTAGGCAACGCCGCCCACTTACTTCATCACATCGACCTAGCTTATGGAGATCTCTCTGACCAGTCGTGTCTTAATATGTATATCTCCAAGATCAAGCCCGATGAGATCTACAATCTGGGCGCCCAGTCCCATGTTCACGAGTCCTGGCATCAGCCTCTAGCTACTGCTGATCAAACCGGCATGGGAGCTCTCCGCATCTTCGAAGCCGTCCGCAATCTTCACCCCAAAGCCAAGGTCTATCAAGCCAGCACTAGCGAACTATATGGCGAAACCACCATTACCCCCCAAGACGAAAACACCTCTATTCATCCTGCCAACCCCTATGCTGCAGCCAAGGCGTTAGCTCACTTTGACGCTCAGATTTACCGTCGCTCTTTTGGTCTCTTCATCTCCACTGGCATTCTCTTCAATCACGAGAGTCCCAGGCGCAGTCCTGACTTTGTTACCCGCAAAGTTACTCTTGCCGCTGCCACAATCAAATTAGGGTTAAAGAAAAACATCCCCTTAGGTCAGGGTGGTGACCCCATCATCAACAAAGACGGCAAACTAGAGTTAGGTAGCCTTGATGCCAAGCGTGACTGGGGTTTTGCCGGCGATTACGTTAAGGCCATGTGGATGATGCTTCAACACGATACTCCTGATGACTTTGTCGTTGCCACTGGTAAGGTTCACACAGTTAAGGACCTGGCCCGCACAGCCTTCAAGCAAGTTGGCCTAAACTGGAAAGATCACGTTGTCATCAATCCCAAATGGGTTCGTCCTACCGAGACCGGCCCCTTAGTCGGTGACGCTAGCAAGATCAAAAAGACCTTGGGTTGGCAGGCCGAAACCTCTTTTGAACAGCTAATCTCTATGATGGTCAAACACGACCTTGAGTTGCTCAAACAGCAAAAATAG
- a CDS encoding class I SAM-dependent methyltransferase, with product MSRDQKYYQLARQASLEIGSHPGLKQLQQIARRSKNILDFGCGEGTRLNTLLGDNQQGHGVDINRFAISSAKKQYPRHHFKRYSGQRLPYQDNTFDLVYSAFVLEHTTDPEVVIKEMIRVTKPNGKLVILCPNFGAPNRRSPNSVKNPITKLITGLIHDFLPPSPEHLPWTFVNPKDTYDQPDDDTTVEPYLLSLKRYLTNQRMLVDTSSSLWSQELTTKNPRKLLFKFLGERSLFPFNFWGPQVFIIATKPADI from the coding sequence ATGTCTCGTGATCAAAAATACTATCAACTAGCCCGTCAAGCTAGTCTAGAAATCGGTTCTCATCCTGGATTAAAACAACTCCAACAAATAGCTCGTCGCAGTAAAAACATTCTTGATTTCGGTTGTGGGGAAGGTACTCGGCTTAACACTTTATTGGGTGATAACCAACAGGGTCACGGAGTTGATATCAATCGTTTTGCCATTTCTTCAGCCAAAAAACAATATCCTCGCCACCACTTCAAACGCTACTCCGGTCAACGGCTGCCCTACCAGGACAACACCTTTGATCTAGTTTACTCAGCCTTTGTGCTAGAGCACACCACCGATCCAGAAGTGGTTATTAAAGAAATGATTCGAGTTACCAAGCCCAATGGCAAGTTGGTTATCTTATGTCCCAATTTCGGCGCCCCCAACAGGCGTTCACCCAACTCTGTAAAAAACCCTATCACCAAGTTAATCACCGGCTTGATTCACGATTTCCTTCCTCCATCACCAGAACACCTGCCCTGGACCTTTGTTAATCCTAAAGATACTTACGATCAACCAGACGATGACACCACCGTCGAGCCATATCTACTTTCTTTAAAGAGATACTTAACTAATCAAAGAATGCTTGTTGATACCAGCTCCAGTCTCTGGTCTCAGGAATTGACGACCAAGAATCCTCGCAAACTACTTTTTAAGTTTCTAGGAGAACGTAGTCTTTTTCCCTTCAACTTTTGGGGACCGCAAGTTTTTATCATCGCTACCAAGCCAGCAGATATATAA
- a CDS encoding class I SAM-dependent methyltransferase → MPLTDQDLISKFKLKPSDRILDIGGGSKQHDQINIHTLVDILPPEKAPYTYASKLKARHFVQLNIETDPLPFPDNQFDFVLCTHTLEDLHSPLHIIKEMSRVGKKGYIATPSRGIDMVFTDFDITNWLTGARRVPGLAHHKWFFENKKGVLHLTPKNYPLLYSSEFQYVDWSGPDECQYSWQKQINIKYDPKLDIDIHLLIKNYRRFISQNQNHLRKATTNIFIDDPITVAKAYLKLLLKRGVGFRQ, encoded by the coding sequence ATGCCCCTAACTGACCAGGATCTTATCAGCAAATTTAAACTAAAACCCTCTGATCGCATTCTTGATATTGGCGGTGGTAGTAAGCAGCATGATCAGATCAACATTCATACCTTAGTAGATATTCTTCCACCAGAAAAGGCTCCCTACACCTACGCTTCTAAGCTAAAAGCTCGCCACTTCGTTCAACTAAACATAGAAACTGATCCACTCCCCTTTCCTGACAATCAATTTGACTTTGTTCTCTGTACTCACACCCTTGAGGATCTTCACTCACCCCTTCACATCATTAAAGAAATGTCTCGTGTTGGTAAAAAAGGCTACATTGCCACCCCTTCAAGAGGGATTGATATGGTCTTTACAGACTTTGATATCACCAACTGGCTAACTGGCGCCCGTCGTGTTCCTGGACTAGCCCATCACAAATGGTTTTTTGAGAACAAAAAAGGAGTGCTCCATCTTACTCCCAAAAACTATCCATTGCTTTACTCGTCCGAGTTTCAATATGTTGACTGGTCCGGGCCGGACGAGTGTCAGTATTCCTGGCAAAAACAAATTAACATCAAATACGATCCCAAACTAGACATCGATATTCATTTACTTATCAAAAACTACCGCCGCTTTATCTCACAAAACCAAAACCATCTGCGCAAAGCCACCACCAATATCTTTATTGACGATCCCATTACCGTCGCCAAAGCTTATTTAAAACTCCTCCTAAAGCGGGGAGTTGGTTTCCGACAATGA
- a CDS encoding oligosaccharide flippase family protein, whose protein sequence is MIGKIKTLLFSDTSRDTAVIMGGNLAVALGGTLFTIVVARSLSPINFGIFSAIFALATLFSSLADLGISSALINFLPKVKGGRSTIISVTFWMQLGIALLLSSLSLGFLPIRQDTLPGAQSLHIIYLSILIIPLVFESFALAILKAEKRFFFVSLIMTLDSWMKLILTYLLLRFNLLDISSVLLASIAASSLATAFAISKELKYVRPIFPKAQVSRIVHFAKWIALVRVFSVGISRIDIILLNAIGSSFQAGIYAASSRITLLYAMLVSSLGSVVAPRFSAFTTKQQVKDYILKLLLLTTFFALGMIALLEFAPLIIRIVYGEAYLSTVPIFRYLTYAMIPFLYATVTTNPLIFYFNKPNFIAFTTVIQIFIIVALDLALIPSFGAIAPAISLAVSNSVVLLLTGWKLIRLLK, encoded by the coding sequence GTGATCGGCAAGATAAAGACTTTACTTTTTTCTGACACCTCCCGGGATACTGCTGTCATTATGGGTGGCAACCTAGCTGTTGCTTTAGGTGGCACCCTATTTACCATTGTCGTTGCCAGGAGTCTCTCTCCGATTAACTTTGGCATCTTTTCCGCCATCTTTGCTTTAGCTACCTTGTTTAGTTCCCTTGCTGACTTAGGTATCTCCTCAGCGCTTATAAACTTCCTTCCCAAGGTTAAAGGTGGTCGCTCCACCATCATCTCTGTCACTTTTTGGATGCAGTTAGGAATTGCCCTTCTTCTTAGCTCTCTGTCCCTTGGCTTCCTCCCCATTCGTCAGGACACGCTGCCAGGTGCTCAGTCACTTCACATTATCTATCTCTCCATCCTCATCATTCCCCTAGTCTTTGAAAGCTTTGCCCTCGCTATCTTAAAGGCCGAGAAACGCTTCTTCTTTGTCTCCCTCATCATGACCCTAGACTCCTGGATGAAACTGATTCTTACCTACTTACTCCTGCGCTTCAACCTTCTTGATATCTCCTCAGTCCTGCTTGCCTCCATTGCTGCTTCTTCTCTAGCTACTGCCTTTGCCATCTCCAAGGAGTTAAAATACGTTCGCCCCATTTTCCCCAAGGCTCAGGTTTCCCGCATTGTCCACTTTGCCAAATGGATTGCCTTGGTTCGAGTCTTTTCAGTTGGTATCTCTCGTATCGACATCATTCTCCTTAATGCCATTGGTAGTAGCTTTCAAGCTGGTATTTACGCCGCTTCCAGTCGCATCACCCTTCTATATGCCATGTTAGTCTCAAGCCTTGGCAGTGTGGTTGCTCCTCGCTTTTCTGCTTTTACCACCAAACAACAGGTCAAGGATTATATCCTCAAGCTTCTCCTCCTCACTACCTTCTTTGCTCTGGGTATGATTGCCTTACTTGAGTTCGCTCCCTTAATCATTCGTATCGTTTATGGTGAGGCATATCTTTCTACCGTTCCCATCTTCCGCTACCTCACCTACGCCATGATTCCCTTCCTTTACGCTACCGTCACCACCAACCCACTCATCTTCTATTTCAACAAACCCAATTTTATAGCCTTTACCACCGTCATCCAGATCTTTATAATCGTCGCCCTAGATCTTGCCCTCATTCCCAGTTTCGGTGCTATCGCTCCCGCTATTTCTCTAGCTGTTTCCAACTCGGTCGTTCTTCTTCTTACTGGCTGGAAGTTGATTAGACTTCTTAAATGA
- a CDS encoding glycosyltransferase family 4 protein translates to MKIAIDVTQAIYGTGVSQYTRHLVSELLKLKTKDSLILFGGSLRRKAELDHWIRHQSGAIGKTHRLSPKMAHFLWNTLHLYPVERITGLVDVIHTSDWAEPPARAPKVTTIHDLAMFKDPQYVHPEVGRVHRKRLFWVIKESARIIAVSQATKNDIIRYLEVDPERIDVIPEAPTLPPPTLNTQEIVTNQFRRLGITKPYILVPGSGHPRKNIHKAVAAFKRAKLDLLLVIVGRPSEDEAKLASPSVIFTGFVSDLDMGLLTSQAQVVLFPSLYEGFGLPVLDAFAASVPVVTSDTSSLPEVAGPAAVLVNPLSEESIADGIIEGLENRSELIRKGHQQLKKFSWQKTARMTLKLYQEVAQNHQ, encoded by the coding sequence ATGAAAATAGCCATTGACGTTACCCAAGCCATCTACGGCACCGGAGTTTCCCAGTACACCCGCCACCTTGTTTCCGAGTTGCTAAAACTTAAAACCAAAGACTCTCTGATTCTTTTTGGCGGATCGCTTCGTCGCAAGGCCGAACTTGACCACTGGATTCGCCATCAATCAGGAGCTATAGGTAAGACCCATCGTCTCTCGCCCAAGATGGCTCATTTCCTCTGGAACACTCTTCATCTTTATCCAGTCGAGCGCATTACTGGTCTAGTTGACGTCATCCACACTTCCGACTGGGCCGAGCCACCAGCCAGAGCACCCAAAGTCACTACCATCCACGATCTGGCTATGTTCAAGGATCCTCAATACGTTCATCCGGAAGTTGGTCGGGTTCACCGTAAGCGGCTTTTCTGGGTTATTAAAGAATCAGCTCGCATCATCGCTGTCTCCCAGGCCACCAAGAACGACATCATTCGCTACCTTGAGGTAGATCCAGAGCGTATCGATGTTATCCCTGAAGCACCCACCTTGCCCCCTCCTACCCTAAACACTCAGGAAATCGTCACCAATCAGTTCCGCCGTCTCGGCATCACCAAGCCCTATATCTTAGTCCCCGGTTCCGGCCATCCCCGCAAAAACATTCATAAAGCTGTAGCTGCCTTTAAGCGTGCCAAGTTAGACCTCCTCCTCGTCATTGTCGGCCGCCCCAGTGAAGACGAAGCCAAGCTGGCTTCTCCCTCAGTTATCTTTACCGGCTTTGTCTCCGATCTTGATATGGGCCTACTCACCTCTCAGGCCCAGGTTGTTCTCTTTCCTTCTCTCTACGAAGGTTTTGGTCTACCCGTTTTAGATGCGTTCGCCGCTTCAGTTCCAGTCGTTACCAGTGACACCAGCAGCCTGCCGGAAGTGGCTGGTCCAGCCGCCGTTTTGGTTAATCCCTTATCAGAAGAAAGTATTGCCGATGGTATAATCGAAGGTCTTGAGAACCGATCTGAATTAATCAGAAAAGGCCACCAGCAACTTAAGAAATTTAGCTGGCAAAAAACCGCCCGAATGACTCTCAAGCTCTACCAAGAAGTGGCCCAGAATCACCAATAA